In Glandiceps talaboti chromosome 14, keGlaTala1.1, whole genome shotgun sequence, a single genomic region encodes these proteins:
- the LOC144445254 gene encoding uncharacterized protein LOC144445254 — protein sequence MSVLQLRSKDDNRTFANSKPHLSPVYDASPVTHTSKKRRPKCQIVRQIRTNNALTRPLLQPGEPEPKRSRFDPFMETLANLSREITPEEFEHMKILFEERLPVGALERMVIPGNLFIKLYRMNYIKESNTSLLEEVLCKIGRQQLVEKYLKKGRRYHQGTGEEQRETDLPTTKDSTVETPACESSNSHRPLVYQNPYNIQQQPNQTLFTGHQCDILQRHTGFHQPLPQPPESHHQPLFVAIGSHQPLPVATGSNQPLPVSTGSHQPLSVATGSNQPLPVSTGSHQPLPVSTGSHQPLPQLGLTNHYLYQLGLTNHYLYQLGLTNHYLYQLGITNHYLYQLGLTNNCLNQLGLTNYYLYQLGLTNHYLYQLVSTGSHQPLPVSTGSHKPLPVATGSNQPLPETTRSQQSLSQPIGSQQPLLVATGSYQPLPESTGSHQPLPVSTGSHQPLPVAIGSHQPLPVAIGSHQPLPVSTGSHQPLPVSTGSHQSLPVSTGSHQPLPVSTGSHHPLPQPIGSQQPLLVATGSYQPLPESTGYHQSLAEAARYYRLLFAPTMSNQSLPESTWYHQSLPESTGYHQSLPESTGYHQSLPESTGYHQSLPQTTCHYQAHPEPSRSHQTLSGPARSCQPIDEKTTSSVYQNSRSSQQHDTMAAQYQESHSSASRPESSGNVTFSQTTRHPDDVSDSEVQLIKVLKRKYIKYFRNHKPIPWNEKCNLNLEDVYTQLEVKDVTKGKFKVGDILEDVSDIFKSVSEGPDSTNRIRIEGAPAIGKSTLCGKIAYEWAQGRLDKYKLVFFLKMRYVTGYSISDEIQNQLLFEDKNIPKERLEEIISTNESSVLFLLDGLDEIRKNKLKQTEIPKVISEERLSTSTAVVTSRPRECDKYVSECDLHFDVKGFTDERMKEYIKKYFQGSEESTTGEDFMKEIIKQKRVNRKVFKRGLLANPLHVSFLCILWEDKHVGAKFKFPKTLPGLYREILNCILRRYCNKNNIELKDGILPKEVINAKGNLISDSCKLYMQGESMFNKADISLDMSLELGLLVRDEGPRTEVQELYFFYHKTWLEYFTALHLACEAKNRNFAFLDNILIDPETHLSVWKFLAGIMEKQEMCHLFEEFSLRVQSLSQFNSSFDAKKANTLSKLWSVCLLCLYESKWGEDCISHISPLLHARLVYRGKDKLKSYVYYDNLLDVNYPVVRVYSSICSIDCIVHLIKLLQKIQSVNSTTNTVESLIIAGVTPHQVSLLSTKLKESRISLSVVISVMSVRADELKHYNIKNTIHYVGQMPKMIKQSEFSDISIHVLCGKEKPDCNDEEVKKSMQSIKESICQSQSIQSLTYSVYADHVCELSTIVSKQLIQNGPSRVTLQYRGELSDNVQERLCEFIHKCQTTHTVELNLETRTQSLIPKLTESLKCPSDSLKSFTLTSYRVFDTDNDILDVLSTNTTLTEIGIGELPSKAVHSVCKFIKHNRCVKSLSVDFKEYNSEMWDPIKEALEQNKIIQYLTLSSCRYYSYDHSILHPWILGAVQCLFPSVIRSVETNQCTLKSITFYTKSHHVHDEKVTEIQDIIASQQKPTDWSYEYNVTPFLDLYDDRIRYKHTVQFSVQDITTKHSEC from the exons GAAGAGCAAAGGGAAACTGATCTACCAACCACAAAGGATAGTACAGTTGAAACACCAGCATGTGAGAGTTCTAATTCCCACAGACCACTGGTGTATCAGAACCCATACAATATCCAACAACAGCCAAACCAAACTTTATTTACAGGTCATCAATGTGATATTCTACAAAGACACACTGGGTTTCACCAACCACTACCTCAACCACCTGAGTCTCATCACCAACCACTATTTGTAGCAATtgggtctcaccaaccactGCCTGTAGCAACTGGGTCTAACCAACCACTACCTGTATCAActgggtctcaccaaccactaTCTGTAGCAACTGGGTCTAACCAACCACTACCTGTATCAActgggtctcaccaaccactacctgtatcaactgggtctcaccaaccactacct CAACTGGGTCTAACCAACCACTACCTGTATCAActgggtctcaccaaccactacctgtatcaactgggtctcaccaaccactaTCTGTATCAACTGGGTATCACCAACCACTACCTGTATCAACTAGGTCTCACCAACAACTGCCTGAATCAACTGGGTCTCACCAACTACTACCTGTATCAActgggtctcaccaaccactacCTGTATCAACTGG tatcaactgggtctcaccaaccactacCTGTATCAACTGGGTCTCACAAACCACTACCTGTAGCAACTGGGTCTAACCAACCACTTCCTGAAACAACTAGGTCTCAACAATCACTATCACAACCAATTGGGTCTCAACAACCACTGCTTGTAGCAACTGGGTCTTATCAACCACTACCAGAATCAACTGGGTCTCACCAACCATTACCTGTATCAActgggtctcaccaaccactGCCTGTAGCAATtgggtctcaccaaccactGCCTGTAGCAATtgggtctcaccaaccactacctgtatcaactgggtctcaccaaccactacCTGTATCAACTGGGTCTCACCAATCACTACCAGTATCAActgggtctcaccaaccactacCTGTATCAACTGGGTCTCACCACCCACTACCACAACCAATTGGGTCTCAACAACCACTGCTTGTAGCAACTGGGTCTTATCAACCACTACCAGAATCAACTGGGTATCACCAATCATTAGCTGAAGCAGCTAGGTATTATAGACTCCTGTTTGCACCAACTATGTCAAACCAATCACTGCCTGAATCAACTTGGTATCACCAATCACTACCTGAATCAACTGGGTATCACCAATCACTACCTGAATCAACTGGGTATCACCAATCACTACCTGAATCAACTGGGTATCACCAATCACTGCCTCAAACAACATGTCATTACCAAGCACATCCAGAACCATCTAGATCTCACCAAACACTATCTGGACCAGCTAGATCTTGTCAGCCAATTGATG AAAAAACCACGTCATCAGTTTATCAAAACAGCAGATCATCTCAGCAACATGATACCATGGCAGCACAATATCAGGAATCCCATTCATCTGCATCCCGGCCTGAAAGTTCTGGTAATGTTACATTTAGCCAGACAACCAGACATCCAG ATGATGTATCTGACTCTGAAGTACAACTGATAAAGGTGCTGAAgagaaaatacataaaatacttCAGGAATCACAAACCAATTCCATGGAATGAAAAGTGTAACCTGAACCTGGAAGACGTTTACACTCAGCTTGAAGTTAAAGATGTTACAAAAGGAAAATTTAAAGTTGGTGATATTTTGGAAGATGTTAGCGATATTTTTAAGTCAGTTAGTGAAGGACCAGATAGTACAAATCGTATCCGTATAGAAGGTGCACCGGCTATAGGTAAATCCACTTTATGTGGAAAGATAGCATATGAATGGGCTCAAGGTAGACTTGACAAATATAAActagttttctttttgaaaatgagATATGTTACAGGATATAGCATTTCAGATGAAATACAAAACCAGCTATTATTTGAGGATAAAAACATTCCTAAAGAGAGACTTGAGGAAATAATTTCTACTAATGAAAGTTCTGTGTTGTTTCTCCTTGATGGCCTAGATGAGATTCgcaaaaataaactaaaacaaACTGAAATTCCAAAAGTGATTTCAGAGGAAAGACTTAGCACTAGTACTGCTGTTGTTACCAGTAGACCTCGTGAGTGTGATAAgtatgtgagtgagtgtgatttacattttgatgtgaaGGGATTTACAGATGAAAGAATGAAGGAATATATTAAGAAATATTTTCAGGGATCTGAAGAAAGTACTACAGGAGAAGATTTCATGAAGGAAATAATCAAACAAAAGAGAGTTAATAGGAAGGTGTTTAAAAGGGGTCTCTTAGCTAACCCACTGCATGTTTCATTTTTGTGTATTCTTTGGGAAGACAAACATGTTGGAGCTAAATTTAAGTTTCCAAAAACATTGCCAGGGCTTTACAGAGAAATACTAAATTGTATTCTTAGAAGGTATTGTAATAAGAATAATATAGAGTTAAAAGATGGTATATTACCCAAAGAAGTCATAAATGCAAAGGGAAACTTAATTTCAGATTCTTGTAAGTTATACATGCAAGGTGAGTCTATGTTCAACAAAGCAGACATTTCTCTAGATATGTCATTAGAGTTAGGTTTGCTAGTTAGAGATGAAGGCCCTAGAACGGAAGTACAAGAACTTTATTTCTTCTATCATAAGACTTGGCTAGAATATTTCACTGCTCTACATCTTGCTTGTGAAGCAAAGAATAGAAATTTTGCATTTCTTGATAACATTCTCATTGATCCGGAGACCCATTTATCTGTTTGGAAATTTCTTGCTGGAATTATGGAGAAGCAAGAAATGTGTCACCTCTTTGAAGAATTCAGCCTCAGAGTACAGAGTTTGAGTCAATTCAACTCTTCTTTTGACGCTAAGAAAGCAAACACATTGTCAAAGCTATGGAGTGTCTGTTTGCTGTGTTTGTATGAATCTAAATGGGGTGAGGACTGTATATCACATATTTCCCCATTATTACACGCAAGATTGGTTTACAGAGGAAAAGACAAATTGAAGTCATATgtttattatgataatttattAGATGTGAATTACCCTGTAGTCAGAGTATATTCTAGTATTTGTAGTATTGATTGTATTGTACATCTTATTAAATTACTACAGAAAATCCAATCTGTAAACTCTACTACTAATACTGTAGAGTCACTGATAATAGCTGGTGTTACTCCACATCAGGTTTCATTACTATCAACGAAATTAAAAGAAAGTAGAATATCATTGTCTGTAGTGATTTCAGTGATGTCAGTGCGTGCTGATGAGCTaaagcattacaatatcaaaaACACAATTCATTATGTTGGACAAATGCCTAAAATGATTAAACAGTCTGAATTCAGTGATATCAGTATTCATGTTTTATGTGGGAAAGAAAAGCCAGATTGCAATGATGAAGAAGTAAAGAAGAGTATGCAAAGCATAAAGGAATCCATTTGTCAGAGTCAGTCAATACAAAGTTTGACATATTCAGTTTATGCAGACCATGTATGTGAACTGTCTACCATTGTTTCTAAACAACTAATACAGAATGGGCCTAGTAGAGTGACACTGCAATACAGAGGTGAATTATCTGACAATGTACAGGAAAGACTTTGTGAATTTATTCATAAGTGtcaaacaacacatacagttGAATTGAATTTAGAAACTAGAACCCAGAGTTTAATACCAAAACTTACTGAATCTTTAAAGTGTCCAAGTGATAGTTTGAAATCCTTTACTCTGACCAGTTATAGAGTATTTGACACTGACAATGACATATTGGATGTGTTATCTACCAACACTACATTGACTGAGATAGGGATTGGAGAATTACCAAGTAAAGCAGttcatagtgtatgtaaatttataaaacataacagATGTGTGAAGTCTCTCAGTGTTGATTTCAAGGAGTATAATAGTGAGATGTGGGATCCTATCAAAGAAGCATTGGAACAGAATAAGATTATTCAGTATTTAACACTGTCTAGTTGTAGGTACTATTCATATGACCATTCAATTCTACATCCTTGGATACTAGGTGCAGTCCAATGTTTATTTCCATCTGTTATCAGATCAGTAGAGACAAATCAGTGTACACTGAAGTCAATCACATTCTATACTAAGAGTCATCATGTCCATGATGAGAAAGTTACTGAGATTCAGGATATCATTGCTAGTCAACAGAAACCAACAGATTGGTCTTATGAATACAATGTGACTCCATTCCTTGATTTGTATGATGACAGAATTAGATACAAACACACAGTTCAGTTCAGTGTACAGGACATTACTACCAAACACAGTGAATGTTAA